In Sorghum bicolor cultivar BTx623 chromosome 10, Sorghum_bicolor_NCBIv3, whole genome shotgun sequence, one genomic interval encodes:
- the LOC8067652 gene encoding polyphenol oxidase, chloroplastic, protein MPESFWREATKCILRVWAMAGSNGTLLIAFRIVLFCALASAATTLLLPLITRPCASSLSRTILAATALDPHLISCADDGSKSNAELSEGDGGNKPAGSGGRPIVTDLLSCGEPDLPSHALPPFRCCPPTPPSGTPIANFTFPDPGEPLRTRRPAHESGSGSGTDNSVVARYARAVALMKALPESDPRSFYQQANVHCAYCAAAYRQAGRPELPLQIHYSWLFFPFHRAYLYFFERVAARLLGDPGFAVPFWSWDVPEGMRVPPEFADAASPLYDPMRNPDHAPPRLVDLDFSYVDRNCTDEQQIQLNLRIMYKQMVTNAPLPSLFHGQPYRAGDRAMPGAGTVELSPHNVIHRWSGDLSRANHENMGAYYSAARDPIFYPHHANSDRLWEVWRGVGGGHADFTDPDWLDSSFLFYDEDARLVRVTVRDMLDVGRLRYAYAEVGLPWLSARPPVVADVNRGRGGPTHLKSVRFPVSLDAAVTAAVSRRRQGKPRGQREEEVLVVDGIEADGADFVKFDVYVNAVDHEKVGPGGREMAGSFVSLKHPGEVVVQTSMRVALKEILEDLGAEGDDSVTVTLVPVEGRVRIGGLRIVYMTE, encoded by the coding sequence ATGCCTGAAAGCTTTTGGCGCGAAGCAACAAAGTGTATACTCCGTGTCTGGGCTATGGCAGGAAGCAACGGCACTCTGCTGATCGCATTCCGCATCGTCCTCTTctgcgccctcgcctccgcggcCACCACCTTGCTGCTCCCTCTCATCACAAGGCCATGCGCCTCCTCCCTGTCAAGAACCATCCTCGCCGCCACCGCCCTCGACCCTCACCTCATCTCCTGCGCCGACGACGGCTCCAAGTCCAATGCCGAGCTGTCTGAAGGCGACGGAGGCAACAAGCCGGCCGGTAGCGGCGGCAGGCCCATAGTCACGGACCTGCTGTCGTGCGGCGAGCCCGACCTCCCATCCCACGCGCTCCCGCCGTTCCGCTGCTGCCCGCCGACACCGCCGTCCGGCACTCCTATCGCCAACTTCACGTTCCCCGACCCAGGCGAGCCGCTCCGGACGCGGCGGCCGGCGCACGAGTCCGGCTCCGGCAGCGGCACGGACAACAGCGTCGTCGCCAGGTACGCGCGCGCGGTGGCGCTGATGAAGGCGCTGCCGGAGTCGGACCCGCGCAGCTTCTACCAGCAGGCCAACGTCCACTGCGCCTACTGCGCCGCCGCGTACCGGCAGGCGGGGCGACCGGAGCTGCCCCTGCAGATCCACTACTCGTGGCTCTTCTTCCCGTTCCACCGCGCCTACCTCTACTTCTTCGAGCGCGTCGCGGCGAGGCTCCTGGGCGACCCCGGCTTCGCCGTGCCGTTCTGGAGCTGGGACGTGCCGGAGGGGATGCGGGTGCCGCCGGAGTTCGCCGACGCCGCGTCCCCGCTGTACGACCCCATGAGGAACCCGGACCACGCGCCGCCGAGACTCGTCGACCTCGACTTCTCGTACGTGGACAGGAATTGCACCGACGAGCAGCAAATCCAGCTCAACCTCCGCATCATGTATAAACAGATGGTCACCAACGCGCCGCTGCCGTCGCTCTTCCACGGGCAGCCGTACCGCGCCGGCGACCGGGCGATGCCCGGAGCAGGGACGGTGGAGCTGAGCCCGCACAACGTAATCCACCGATGGTCCGGCGACCTCTCGCGGGCCAACCACGAGAACATGGGCGCCTACTACTCCGCCGCCCGCGACCCCATCTTCTACCCGCACCACGCCAACTCCGACCGCCTCTGGGAGGTCTggcgcggcgtcggcggcggccacGCGGACTTCACGGACCCCGACTGGCTCGACTCGTCGTTCCTGTTCTACGACGAGGACGCCCGGCTCGTGCGAGTCACCGTCCGCGACATGCTCGACGTCGGGAGGCTCCGGTACGCGTACGCCGAGGTCGGCCTGCCGTGGCTCAGCGCGCGGCCGCCCGTCGTCGCCGACGTGAACCGCGGAAGAGGCGGCCCGACGCACCTGAAGTCCGTCCGCTTCCCGGTGTCGCTCGATGCTGCGGTGACCGCGGCGGTGAGCCGGCGGCGGCAGGGAAAGCCACGAGGGCAGCGGGAGGAGGAGGTGCTGGTGGTCGACGGCATCGAAGCCGACGGCGCGGACTTCGTCAAGTTCGACGTGTACGTGAACGCGGTGGATCACGAGAAGGTCGGCCCCGGCGGACGGGAAATGGCTGGAAGCTTTGTGTCCCTGAAGCACCCCGGCGAGGTGGTGGTGCAGACCAGCATGAGGGTGGCGCTGAAGGAGATCctggaggacctgggcgccgagGGAGACGACAGCGTCACGGTGACGTTGGTGCCCGTGGAGGGGAGGGTCAGGATCGGAGGCCTCAGAATAGTGTACATGACGGAGTGA